The Burkholderia pyrrocinia genome includes a window with the following:
- a CDS encoding FAD binding domain-containing protein → MNDSTSPNRKAAIVGGSLGGLFAANLLLRNGWDVDVFERVPEALSGRGAGIVTHPELFDVMLAAGVRIDESIGVKVESRITLARDGTVESERRLPQTLTAWSKMYHVLRAALPDQHYHSGAVVTDVADGPERASVTLSDGSVVHADLVIAADGFRSAIRERFLPDAQLQYAGYVAWRGLVDEAGLSGATHTTLFGKFAFGLPPHEQILGYPVAGQGNRTKPGERRYNFVWYRATREESDLPNLLTDETGKLWAGGIPPTLIRRDVLAELEDAAHALLAPQFAEVVARATQPLFQPIYDLEVPNMAFGRIALLGDAAFVARPHCGMGVTKAAGDALALVTALATRTDTLDALCEYSETRTAFGAAIVQHARHLGAYMQAQLKNDTERAMAERYRTPEVVMRETAVPPHF, encoded by the coding sequence ATGAACGACAGCACTTCGCCGAACCGCAAGGCCGCCATCGTCGGCGGCTCGCTGGGCGGACTGTTCGCCGCGAATCTCCTGCTGCGCAACGGCTGGGACGTGGACGTGTTCGAACGCGTGCCCGAGGCGCTCTCGGGCCGCGGCGCCGGCATCGTCACGCACCCGGAACTGTTCGACGTGATGCTCGCCGCGGGCGTGCGCATCGACGAATCGATCGGCGTGAAGGTCGAATCGCGCATCACGCTGGCCAGGGACGGCACCGTGGAGTCGGAACGCAGGCTGCCGCAGACACTTACCGCGTGGAGCAAGATGTACCACGTGCTGCGCGCGGCTCTGCCCGACCAGCATTACCACTCGGGCGCCGTCGTCACCGATGTCGCGGACGGGCCGGAGCGCGCATCGGTCACGCTGTCCGACGGCTCGGTCGTGCACGCCGACTTGGTGATCGCGGCCGACGGATTCCGCTCGGCGATCCGCGAACGGTTCCTGCCGGACGCGCAGCTTCAATATGCAGGCTACGTCGCGTGGCGCGGGCTGGTCGACGAAGCCGGCCTGTCGGGCGCGACCCACACGACGCTGTTCGGGAAATTCGCGTTCGGCCTGCCGCCGCACGAGCAGATCCTCGGTTATCCGGTCGCCGGCCAGGGCAACCGCACGAAACCCGGCGAGCGCCGCTACAACTTCGTCTGGTATCGCGCGACCCGCGAAGAGTCCGACCTGCCGAACCTGCTGACCGACGAGACCGGCAAGCTGTGGGCGGGCGGCATTCCACCGACGCTGATCCGGCGCGACGTCCTCGCCGAGCTGGAAGACGCGGCCCACGCGCTGCTTGCGCCGCAGTTCGCCGAGGTCGTGGCGCGCGCGACGCAACCGCTGTTCCAGCCGATCTACGACCTCGAAGTACCGAACATGGCGTTCGGCCGGATCGCGCTGCTCGGCGACGCCGCGTTCGTCGCGCGGCCGCATTGCGGGATGGGCGTCACGAAAGCCGCCGGCGATGCGCTCGCGCTCGTCACGGCGCTGGCGACGCGCACCGACACGCTCGACGCATTGTGCGAATACAGCGAAACGCGCACGGCATTCGGTGCCGCGATCGTGCAGCACGCGCGCCATCTCGGCGCGTACATGCAGGCGCAACTGAAAAACGACACCGAGCGCGCAATGGCCGAGCGCTATCGGACGCCGGAAGTCGTGATGCGGGAAACCGCCGTACCGCCGCATTTCTGA
- a CDS encoding NAD(P)/FAD-dependent oxidoreductase, producing MTQSQHVKVIGLPNSKEAYAIRDFLKRGVVEYEWCELTSDSDCARELGIAPLRDIRLPVVIFPDGSRIYQPTLPEIAAKLGWVARPRFIEYDVSIYGAGPAGLSAAVYAASEGLRAVVIERDAIGGQAGTSSLIENYMGFPEGIPGAELAERARQQAVKFGVELLMMREGVHATFVDGKIRVDLADGSILTARSNICATGIEYRSLGLPDEPKFLNAGLFYGAGSSEAPMCEGKHVFIVGGGNSAGQAAMNFARHAREVTMIVRGASLAATLSRYLIDRIERMPNVTVRYGSTVDALHGDGRLEAIVLRSEDGAREVLPATHLFVCIGGAPNTEWARDTNIIRNPGGYLVTGSDLYDCPAFERVWPLERRPYYLETSVPGSFAAGDVRSGSVKRVASAVGEGAMAVTFVHRFLGEDAHRPSGA from the coding sequence ATGACTCAGTCGCAGCATGTCAAGGTAATCGGCTTGCCGAACAGCAAGGAGGCCTACGCAATTCGCGACTTCCTGAAGCGCGGCGTGGTCGAGTACGAATGGTGCGAGTTGACGTCCGACAGCGATTGCGCGCGCGAGCTGGGCATCGCGCCGCTGCGCGATATCCGGTTGCCGGTCGTCATCTTTCCGGACGGTTCGCGCATCTACCAGCCGACGCTGCCGGAGATTGCCGCCAAGCTCGGCTGGGTCGCCCGGCCGCGCTTCATCGAGTACGACGTATCGATTTACGGCGCCGGTCCGGCTGGGCTGTCGGCGGCCGTCTACGCGGCGTCGGAAGGGCTGCGGGCCGTCGTGATCGAACGCGATGCGATCGGCGGGCAGGCGGGAACGAGTTCGCTGATCGAGAATTACATGGGGTTCCCGGAGGGCATTCCGGGCGCCGAGCTGGCCGAGCGCGCGCGCCAGCAGGCGGTCAAGTTCGGCGTCGAGCTGCTGATGATGCGCGAGGGCGTGCACGCGACGTTCGTCGACGGAAAGATTCGCGTCGACCTGGCCGACGGCTCGATCCTGACCGCGCGCTCGAACATCTGCGCGACCGGGATCGAATACCGCAGCCTCGGCCTGCCCGACGAACCGAAGTTTCTCAACGCCGGCCTGTTCTACGGCGCGGGGTCGAGCGAAGCGCCGATGTGCGAAGGCAAGCACGTGTTCATCGTCGGCGGCGGCAATTCGGCGGGGCAGGCAGCGATGAACTTCGCACGGCACGCGCGCGAGGTCACGATGATCGTCAGGGGCGCGTCGCTGGCGGCGACGCTGTCGCGCTACCTGATCGACCGGATCGAGCGCATGCCCAACGTGACGGTCCGCTACGGCTCGACCGTCGACGCGCTGCACGGCGACGGCCGGCTCGAAGCGATCGTGCTGCGTTCGGAAGACGGCGCGCGCGAAGTGCTGCCGGCCACGCACCTGTTCGTCTGCATCGGCGGTGCGCCGAACACCGAATGGGCCCGCGATACGAACATCATTCGCAATCCGGGCGGCTATCTGGTGACGGGCAGCGACCTGTACGACTGCCCGGCATTCGAGCGCGTATGGCCGCTCGAGCGCCGGCCGTACTATCTGGAAACGAGCGTGCCCGGTTCGTTCGCGGCGGGGGACGTCCGGTCGGGTTCGGTCAAGCGGGTGGCGTCGGCGGTCGGCGAAGGGGCGATGGCCGTGACGTTCGTGCACCGGTTCCTGGGCGAAGACGCGCATCGGCCGAGCGGCGCCTGA
- a CDS encoding ubiquitin carboxyl-terminal hydrolase 14 produces MATTCTHLAEARILTTDKDYCEECVKSGSRWVHLRLCLTCGHVGCCDSSPNRHASRHFHETRHPLARSIEPGERWVWCYADDVMAGEIAS; encoded by the coding sequence ATGGCCACGACCTGCACCCATCTCGCTGAAGCGCGCATCCTGACCACCGACAAGGACTACTGCGAGGAATGCGTGAAGTCCGGCAGCCGGTGGGTGCACTTGCGCCTGTGCCTGACCTGCGGGCACGTCGGCTGTTGCGACTCGTCGCCGAATCGCCACGCCAGCCGGCATTTTCACGAAACCCGCCACCCGCTCGCGCGTTCGATCGAGCCCGGCGAGCGCTGGGTGTGGTGCTATGCGGACGACGTCATGGCCGGCGAGATCGCGTCGTAA
- a CDS encoding trifunctional serine/threonine-protein kinase/ATP-binding protein/sensor histidine kinase, which produces MNQPLRDPNDTKRMDADWLARARLSNAVRSGDVLWFDLTDAATGRVWSACQTGWESDQRCRQFEHEYALNAVLEPAWALMPVALIRAADGPVLVYPRVDVRAFDTLADERLPLDVLLDAAIQAVRTLGALHRRGWLHDDLQPASFVVAPDGTVMLRSLAHARDRRTEPAAAHTTRTDFAAYAAPEVSEGACVDERSDLYAFGITLFRLLTGAMPYKATSTSEWVHAHVAMQPAPATTFRDDLPAVLNDLILKLIAKEPADRYPSCETVQHDLERILRDWLAAGRVEPFALGGSDPLAGLHAPDLLVGREAESRRLEAVLAAVSRTGETAIVLIDGPAGVGKTALAEAFMRHARAASSTAWCTSAKVDQFQPARPYAPVLQALRALFGSALARRDDEIAAIAARLRDCVGRQANLLSGIFPEIAWLLDIEPVAFDRTDAIPEFHLCQIVVNAFRAFATPAEPLVMALDDIQWADDATLAFLASVAVDPPASFCIVAGYRSGPQHDHPTAFRRFLQQLDATRLSALTLAPLDAPDVTRMLAGMLGEPPARLSGLGDIVHRRTGGNPFYIQQLLRTLIDERLLDYDAVRQTWQWHSADIDARHLTENVVSLLAIRMQRLPHESRTLLSLLACIGTDADDALLCAAAGKTRAELRFWLDPARQAGLVSLSGNRWRCAHDRILEAVYALAGRAERAQCHARIAAAMLVRADAQSTESLLELAAQIEQAKTAPLDGALALAFADALVAAAEAAATAAARDRALSFLASAQALLGPHAWSQHYGLASRIDMLRSGLLLATGATAQASDAIDELMARTRTPADRAEAHRLKAAQLTVESRYRQAVDVALAGLALLGVELPAEPVEADLAAACDAVRDALAGRAIRELVDLPVMTDTRVEATMALLTALEAAMFYPSGGLMLLHFATMVRLTLHHGITAASVQGLAWYGVSIAEHHDAYEDGFEFAKVALALVDRHGFERYRSATLIALDQVSVWTQPLSYALDRAREAKAAGNASAELRWMCYSCNHIVSNLISMGEALPAIRDEIDPLLQIARGARYDDIVDLVSTQSEFVDALQLGYHRPVGTWRARTSTKTPMSVLQFWTDVLAGQAAFIFGDADAARASLDAAASSAWSTPAHIMLSDFHLFRVLAGIASDRGATPPERLLERYAPPRARFAAWSERNPATFCNKLALIDAEFARVRGEHVVAMQQYEASASLAAERGFVHEQALAHELAAHHATSLGLAGPARHQLRLAHACYRRWGATGKAQAMEAQHPFLVMDPSPGGPAMPAREDLDFSLAMRAAHSLSEEIVLERLIQTLMRNMIVYAGAGYGLLLLARHDRLTIEAAARTVGSDVIVDIARSEPTEQDVPLSILNTVARTRKPVVLANAQREGVPDHVDSLRAHPTRSLFCLPLLKQGALIGVLYLENALTNGVFSPRRIAMLEVLAPQAANALESARLYAELIDENARRLATEAALRHARTELARTAHMTVMGELAASIAHEINQPLTSIVSSVGACMRWLRGTQPDLGEALASLEDIRASGVRAADIVRALRSLARQAPPALAPLAIDDLIRDMLHLTATEIDAKHVALRVDLRCHGIHVMADRTQVQQVILNLVTNALDAMDGLATSRELEIASQVGDGYAVVSIADRGAGIDADIANRIFDPFFTTKPHGMGMGLAICRSIVEAHGGTLEAAPREAGGTVLTFRLPVSTTG; this is translated from the coding sequence GTGAACCAACCCTTGCGCGACCCGAACGACACGAAGCGAATGGATGCCGACTGGCTGGCGCGCGCCCGCCTGTCGAATGCGGTCCGCTCGGGCGACGTGCTGTGGTTCGACCTGACCGACGCCGCGACGGGGCGCGTGTGGTCCGCGTGCCAGACCGGGTGGGAATCCGACCAGCGCTGCCGGCAATTCGAGCACGAATACGCATTGAACGCCGTGCTGGAACCCGCGTGGGCGCTCATGCCGGTTGCGCTGATCCGCGCCGCGGACGGCCCGGTGCTCGTCTATCCTCGCGTGGACGTGCGTGCGTTCGACACGCTGGCGGACGAGCGGCTGCCGCTCGACGTCTTGCTCGACGCGGCGATCCAGGCGGTGCGCACGCTCGGGGCGCTTCATCGGCGCGGCTGGCTGCATGACGACCTGCAGCCGGCCAGTTTCGTCGTCGCACCGGACGGCACGGTCATGCTTCGCTCGCTCGCCCATGCGCGGGACCGTCGGACGGAACCAGCCGCAGCGCATACGACGCGCACGGATTTCGCTGCCTACGCGGCGCCCGAAGTATCCGAAGGCGCATGCGTCGACGAGCGCTCCGACCTGTACGCGTTCGGCATCACGCTGTTCCGCCTGCTGACGGGCGCGATGCCTTACAAGGCCACGTCGACGTCCGAATGGGTCCACGCGCATGTCGCGATGCAGCCTGCGCCGGCCACGACCTTTCGCGACGACCTGCCTGCCGTCCTGAACGACCTGATCCTGAAACTGATCGCCAAGGAGCCCGCCGATCGCTACCCGTCCTGCGAGACGGTGCAGCACGATCTCGAACGCATCCTGCGCGACTGGCTCGCGGCAGGCCGCGTCGAGCCGTTCGCGCTCGGCGGCAGCGATCCGCTCGCCGGTCTGCACGCGCCCGACCTGCTGGTCGGCCGTGAAGCCGAATCCCGCCGGCTCGAGGCGGTGCTGGCGGCCGTCTCGCGAACCGGCGAGACGGCCATCGTCCTGATCGACGGGCCGGCCGGCGTCGGCAAGACCGCGCTGGCGGAGGCCTTCATGCGCCATGCGCGAGCGGCGTCGAGCACGGCGTGGTGCACGTCGGCGAAGGTCGATCAGTTCCAGCCCGCGCGGCCCTACGCGCCCGTGCTGCAGGCGTTGCGCGCGCTGTTCGGCAGCGCGCTGGCCAGGCGCGACGACGAAATCGCGGCGATCGCCGCGCGGCTGCGCGACTGCGTGGGCCGTCAGGCCAACCTGTTGTCCGGCATCTTCCCGGAAATTGCGTGGCTGCTCGATATCGAGCCCGTCGCGTTCGACCGTACCGATGCGATTCCGGAATTTCATCTATGCCAGATCGTCGTGAATGCCTTCCGTGCGTTCGCGACGCCGGCCGAACCGCTCGTCATGGCGCTGGACGACATCCAGTGGGCCGACGACGCGACGCTCGCGTTTCTCGCGTCGGTCGCGGTCGATCCGCCGGCCAGTTTCTGCATCGTGGCCGGTTATCGAAGCGGGCCGCAGCACGACCATCCGACGGCGTTCCGCCGCTTCCTGCAGCAGCTCGACGCCACGCGCCTGTCGGCGCTGACGCTGGCGCCGCTCGACGCACCCGACGTCACGCGCATGCTGGCCGGCATGCTCGGGGAGCCGCCGGCCCGGCTGTCCGGGCTCGGCGACATCGTTCACCGCAGGACGGGCGGCAATCCGTTCTATATCCAGCAACTGCTGCGCACGCTGATCGACGAGCGGCTCCTCGACTACGACGCGGTGCGGCAAACGTGGCAGTGGCATTCGGCCGACATCGACGCACGCCACCTGACCGAGAATGTCGTGAGCCTGCTCGCGATCCGGATGCAGCGGCTGCCGCACGAATCGAGAACGCTGCTGTCGCTGCTGGCCTGTATCGGCACCGATGCGGACGACGCGCTGTTGTGCGCCGCGGCCGGCAAAACGCGGGCCGAACTCCGCTTCTGGCTGGATCCCGCTCGCCAGGCGGGCCTCGTGTCGCTGTCCGGCAACCGCTGGCGCTGCGCTCACGACCGCATCCTCGAGGCCGTCTACGCGCTCGCCGGGCGAGCGGAGCGCGCGCAGTGCCACGCCCGGATCGCCGCCGCGATGCTCGTGCGCGCGGACGCGCAGTCGACCGAATCGCTGCTGGAACTGGCCGCCCAGATCGAGCAGGCGAAAACCGCGCCGCTCGACGGCGCGCTCGCGCTCGCGTTCGCGGATGCCCTGGTCGCGGCCGCGGAGGCGGCGGCCACGGCCGCCGCGCGCGATCGCGCGTTGTCGTTTCTCGCGTCCGCGCAAGCGCTGCTCGGCCCGCACGCATGGTCGCAGCACTACGGTCTCGCGAGCCGGATCGACATGCTGCGCAGCGGCCTGCTGCTCGCGACCGGCGCAACCGCGCAGGCATCCGACGCGATCGACGAACTCATGGCGCGCACGCGCACGCCGGCCGATCGCGCCGAGGCGCACCGGCTGAAGGCCGCGCAGCTCACGGTGGAGTCGCGCTACCGGCAGGCCGTCGACGTCGCGCTGGCCGGGCTCGCGCTGCTCGGCGTGGAACTGCCGGCTGAGCCGGTCGAGGCCGATCTCGCGGCGGCCTGCGACGCCGTGCGCGATGCGCTCGCCGGCCGCGCCATCCGCGAACTCGTCGACCTGCCCGTCATGACCGACACGCGCGTCGAAGCGACGATGGCGCTGCTGACCGCACTCGAAGCCGCGATGTTCTATCCGAGCGGCGGGCTGATGTTGCTGCATTTCGCGACGATGGTCCGGCTGACCCTGCACCACGGCATCACCGCCGCGTCGGTACAGGGGCTCGCGTGGTACGGCGTCAGCATTGCCGAGCATCACGACGCGTATGAAGACGGCTTCGAATTCGCGAAGGTCGCGCTCGCGCTGGTCGATCGCCACGGCTTCGAGCGCTACCGCTCCGCGACGCTGATCGCGCTCGACCAGGTGAGCGTCTGGACCCAGCCGCTGTCGTACGCGCTCGACCGCGCGCGCGAGGCGAAAGCGGCGGGCAATGCGAGCGCCGAGCTGCGCTGGATGTGCTACAGCTGCAACCATATCGTCAGCAACCTGATCTCGATGGGCGAAGCGCTGCCGGCCATCCGCGACGAGATCGATCCGCTGCTGCAGATCGCGCGCGGCGCGCGTTACGACGACATCGTCGACCTCGTTTCCACCCAGTCGGAATTCGTCGACGCGCTGCAGCTCGGCTACCACCGGCCGGTCGGCACCTGGCGCGCCCGTACGTCGACGAAGACGCCGATGTCGGTCCTGCAGTTCTGGACCGACGTGCTCGCCGGCCAGGCGGCCTTCATCTTCGGCGACGCGGACGCGGCGCGTGCGTCGCTCGATGCAGCCGCATCGAGCGCGTGGTCGACGCCCGCGCACATCATGCTGTCCGACTTCCACCTGTTCCGCGTGCTGGCCGGCATCGCGAGCGACCGCGGCGCCACGCCGCCCGAGCGGCTGCTCGAACGATATGCGCCGCCACGCGCCCGCTTCGCCGCGTGGAGCGAACGCAATCCGGCGACGTTCTGCAACAAGCTCGCGCTGATCGATGCCGAATTCGCGCGCGTACGCGGCGAACATGTCGTCGCGATGCAGCAGTACGAAGCCTCGGCCAGCCTCGCGGCGGAACGCGGATTCGTGCACGAACAGGCGCTCGCGCACGAACTGGCCGCGCATCACGCCACGTCGCTCGGGCTCGCCGGCCCCGCGCGCCACCAACTGCGGCTCGCCCATGCGTGCTACCGGCGCTGGGGCGCGACCGGCAAGGCGCAGGCGATGGAAGCGCAGCATCCGTTCCTCGTGATGGACCCGTCGCCGGGCGGCCCGGCCATGCCCGCGCGCGAAGATCTCGATTTCTCGCTCGCGATGCGCGCGGCCCACTCGCTGTCCGAGGAAATCGTGCTGGAGCGCCTGATCCAGACGCTGATGCGCAACATGATCGTGTATGCCGGCGCGGGCTACGGCCTGCTGCTGCTCGCCCGCCACGACCGGCTGACGATCGAGGCTGCCGCGCGGACCGTCGGCAGCGACGTGATCGTCGATATTGCCCGCAGCGAACCCACCGAGCAGGATGTCCCGCTGTCGATCCTGAACACCGTCGCCCGAACCCGCAAGCCGGTCGTGCTCGCGAACGCGCAGCGCGAAGGCGTTCCCGACCACGTCGACAGCCTGCGCGCCCACCCGACGCGCTCGCTGTTCTGCCTGCCGCTGTTGAAGCAGGGTGCGCTGATCGGCGTGCTGTATCTCGAGAACGCATTGACCAACGGCGTGTTTTCGCCGCGGCGCATCGCGATGCTGGAAGTGCTCGCGCCGCAAGCGGCCAATGCGCTCGAATCCGCCCGGCTCTACGCGGAACTGATCGACGAGAACGCGCGCCGGCTCGCGACCGAGGCCGCGCTGCGGCATGCGCGGACCGAGCTCGCGCGCACCGCGCACATGACCGTGATGGGAGAACTGGCCGCGTCGATCGCGCACGAGATCAATCAGCCGCTGACGAGCATCGTGTCGAGCGTCGGCGCCTGCATGCGCTGGTTGCGCGGCACGCAACCCGATCTCGGCGAAGCGCTCGCGAGCCTCGAAGACATCCGTGCGTCCGGCGTGCGTGCAGCCGACATCGTCCGTGCGTTGCGATCGCTCGCACGCCAGGCACCGCCCGCGCTGGCGCCGCTCGCGATCGACGACCTGATTCGCGACATGCTGCATCTCACCGCGACCGAAATCGACGCGAAGCACGTCGCGCTGCGCGTCGATCTGCGTTGCCACGGCATCCACGTGATGGCGGATCGCACCCAGGTCCAGCAGGTGATCCTGAACCTGGTCACCAACGCGCTCGATGCGATGGACGGACTGGCCACGTCGCGCGAACTCGAGATCGCGTCGCAGGTCGGCGACGGCTACGCGGTCGTCTCCATTGCCGACCGCGGCGCCGGCATCGATGCTGACATCGCGAACCGGATCTTCGATCCGTTCTTCACGACGAAACCGCACGGCATGGGGATGGGCCTGGCGATCTGCCGCTCGATCGTCGAAGCGCATGGCGGCACGCTGGAGGCGGCGCCGCGCGAAGCGGGCGGGACCGTCCTGACGTTCCGGCTGCCGGTGTCGACGACCGGCTGA
- a CDS encoding VOC family protein yields MPVSRLAHYSIRTLDLEQSCRFYERVLGFKRGYRPPFDFPGAWLYKGGDEADYGTVHIIGVDPANPDGLAAYLGDKDLPATGTGTVDHIAFLATGVEAMWHTLRAEGIAWRDRTVPSLGLHQVFIEDPSGVTIELNFPAAEVAGLELPAAASAGDAHGD; encoded by the coding sequence ATGCCAGTCTCCAGACTCGCACACTACTCGATCCGCACGCTCGATCTCGAGCAATCGTGCCGGTTCTACGAACGTGTGCTCGGCTTCAAGCGCGGCTATCGCCCGCCGTTCGACTTTCCCGGCGCGTGGCTCTACAAGGGCGGCGACGAAGCCGATTACGGAACGGTTCACATCATCGGTGTCGATCCGGCCAACCCGGACGGGCTCGCGGCCTATCTCGGCGACAAGGACCTGCCCGCAACGGGCACCGGAACCGTCGACCACATCGCGTTCCTCGCGACCGGCGTCGAAGCCATGTGGCACACGCTGCGCGCGGAAGGCATCGCGTGGCGCGACCGCACGGTGCCGAGCCTCGGGCTGCATCAGGTCTTCATCGAGGATCCGTCCGGCGTGACGATCGAACTCAACTTCCCTGCCGCCGAGGTCGCCGGCCTGGAACTTCCCGCCGCCGCATCGGCCGGCGACGCCCACGGAGACTGA
- a CDS encoding winged helix-turn-helix domain-containing protein → MYTFGRVTVSLECREVRVDGQPRYIGARAFEILELLVKAAGRLVSKDEIMQAVWPNTIVVENNIQVHISTLRKLFGGKHGWIRTESGRGYRLAPPADLACADRQPDVGEPARGARAGAVPRKCPLIAREQEAAELHALLEREALVTLVGPGGVGKTHLALEVATAWSAVRGIEMVRIDLAGWQGGATLASAVLDALDLPGGPDAGPADVVRAIVGQPVMLVLDNAEQHVDELADLCEAITAEHAGAILVVTSREPLRVAGERVYRVGPLPVPPAGANDGEIVAYGAVRMFLARARAMGTDMPADAKTLDAIATICRRLSGLPLALELGAARVALLGIQGLAADLDKSVLSLSGGLRTAHPRQQTLRATIEWSYRLLDDAERTVLCRLAVFPDAFQLDAACALAACDELGAARVLDCLVSLASKSLLVVHSVGLSKRYSLLEVVRAYALEKLAESGEAGRIHARCVSFVGDERADPLPPTPAASAQPLLAAGPWA, encoded by the coding sequence ATGTACACGTTCGGGCGGGTGACGGTTTCCCTTGAGTGCCGCGAAGTCCGCGTCGACGGGCAGCCCCGGTATATCGGCGCCCGGGCATTCGAGATTCTCGAGCTGCTGGTGAAGGCGGCCGGCAGGCTCGTGTCGAAGGACGAGATCATGCAAGCCGTGTGGCCGAACACGATCGTGGTCGAGAACAACATCCAGGTGCACATCTCGACGCTGCGCAAGCTGTTCGGCGGCAAGCACGGCTGGATACGGACCGAATCGGGCCGCGGCTATCGGCTCGCGCCGCCGGCCGACCTGGCCTGCGCCGACCGTCAGCCGGACGTGGGCGAGCCGGCGCGCGGCGCCCGCGCGGGTGCCGTCCCACGCAAGTGTCCGCTGATCGCCCGCGAGCAGGAGGCGGCCGAGCTGCACGCGCTGCTCGAGCGCGAGGCGCTCGTTACGCTGGTCGGCCCCGGCGGCGTCGGCAAGACGCATCTCGCGCTGGAGGTCGCCACGGCCTGGTCGGCGGTGCGCGGCATCGAGATGGTCCGGATCGATCTCGCCGGCTGGCAGGGCGGCGCGACGCTGGCGTCCGCGGTGCTGGACGCGCTCGACCTGCCGGGCGGCCCGGACGCCGGGCCTGCCGATGTCGTGCGCGCGATCGTCGGGCAGCCCGTCATGCTGGTGCTCGATAACGCAGAGCAGCATGTCGACGAGCTGGCGGACCTCTGCGAAGCGATCACGGCGGAGCATGCCGGCGCGATACTCGTCGTGACCAGCCGCGAACCGCTGCGTGTCGCGGGCGAGCGCGTTTATCGCGTCGGGCCGCTGCCCGTGCCGCCGGCCGGCGCGAACGACGGCGAGATCGTCGCGTACGGTGCCGTCCGGATGTTTTTGGCACGGGCGCGCGCGATGGGCACCGACATGCCTGCGGATGCGAAGACGCTGGACGCGATCGCGACCATCTGCCGCCGCCTGAGCGGCCTGCCGCTCGCGCTCGAACTCGGCGCGGCCCGCGTCGCGTTGCTCGGGATCCAGGGGTTGGCAGCCGATCTCGACAAGTCCGTGCTGTCGTTGTCCGGCGGTCTGCGTACGGCCCATCCGCGCCAGCAGACCCTCAGGGCCACCATCGAGTGGAGCTATCGGCTGCTCGACGATGCGGAGCGCACCGTGCTGTGCCGCCTCGCAGTGTTTCCGGATGCGTTCCAGCTCGACGCGGCGTGCGCGCTGGCAGCCTGTGACGAACTGGGGGCCGCCAGGGTGCTCGATTGCCTGGTCAGTCTTGCGTCGAAATCGCTGCTGGTCGTCCATTCGGTCGGACTCTCGAAGCGCTATTCGCTGCTCGAGGTCGTGCGCGCGTATGCGCTCGAGAAGCTGGCGGAGTCGGGCGAAGCCGGTCGCATCCATGCCCGGTGCGTGTCTTTCGTCGGCGACGAACGCGCGGATCCGCTGCCGCCGACGCCGGCAGCGTCCGCGCAACCGCTGCTGGCGGCAGGGCCGTGGGCGTGA
- a CDS encoding response regulator transcription factor gives MAIVCIIDDDASVRKSLASLLKSAGHTALPFASGEEFLAAGPPDDAACVLVDLKMKGMSGLDVQRLLVQRKATLPVIFMSAHGDDESVRRALAQGAVAFLRKPFPSDDMLNLIDHVASGAPPA, from the coding sequence ATGGCCATTGTTTGCATCATCGATGACGATGCGTCGGTCCGTAAGAGTCTTGCCAGCTTGCTGAAATCGGCTGGCCATACCGCACTGCCGTTTGCGTCGGGCGAGGAATTCCTTGCGGCCGGCCCGCCGGACGACGCGGCTTGCGTGCTGGTCGATCTGAAGATGAAGGGGATGAGCGGGCTCGACGTCCAGCGCCTGCTGGTTCAGCGCAAGGCGACGCTGCCGGTTATCTTCATGTCGGCGCATGGCGACGACGAGTCGGTGCGCCGCGCGCTCGCGCAAGGCGCGGTCGCGTTCCTGCGCAAGCCGTTTCCATCGGACGATATGCTCAACCTGATCGATCACGTCGCATCCGGCGCGCCGCCTGCGTGA
- a CDS encoding DUF485 domain-containing protein, which produces MNHPIPAAARTAPDLDAPAQATHPLLRDARFRDLVKRRRRLAWSLTLVMLTLYFAFILTLAFSPTLLGQPIVQGRPTPWGIPVGFGMFVVTFALVALYVYQANSVHDTIVASIRHGGDR; this is translated from the coding sequence GTGAACCACCCGATTCCGGCCGCCGCCCGCACCGCGCCCGACCTGGACGCGCCGGCGCAGGCCACGCATCCGCTGCTGCGCGATGCCCGCTTTCGCGATCTCGTCAAGCGCAGAAGGCGCCTCGCCTGGTCCCTGACGCTCGTCATGCTCACCCTCTATTTCGCGTTCATCCTCACGCTGGCGTTTTCGCCGACGCTGCTCGGACAGCCGATCGTGCAGGGCCGGCCGACCCCGTGGGGCATCCCGGTCGGGTTCGGCATGTTTGTCGTCACGTTCGCGCTGGTCGCGCTTTACGTGTATCAGGCCAATTCGGTGCACGACACGATCGTCGCGTCCATTCGTCACGGAGGCGATCGATGA